A section of the Sphingomonas sp. OV641 genome encodes:
- a CDS encoding response regulator, with amino-acid sequence MNDQPPTRTVIVVEDDDSVRRSMQLLLHWQGFDVRSYPNVARVLSGEDIDTARILVADYRLPDGDGIGVLTALRKRGWHGRAFMITGHHTPDLERAALSCGYVAVLQKPLRHHELLGLLGR; translated from the coding sequence ATGAACGACCAGCCACCCACCAGGACCGTGATTGTCGTCGAGGACGACGACTCTGTCCGTCGCTCCATGCAGCTTCTGCTCCACTGGCAGGGCTTCGACGTGCGATCGTACCCCAACGTAGCTCGTGTCCTTAGCGGCGAGGATATCGACACTGCGCGTATCCTCGTCGCGGACTACCGGCTGCCAGATGGCGATGGCATAGGCGTGCTCACCGCCCTCAGAAAGCGCGGCTGGCACGGTCGCGCTTTCATGATCACCGGTCACCACACCCCGGATCTGGAGCGCGCGGCGCTGAGCTGCGGATATGTGGCCGTGCTACAAAAACCGCTGAGGCATCACGAGCTGCTCGGTCTCTTAGGCCGGTAG
- a CDS encoding response regulator transcription factor, whose translation MTERRLVHVVDDEEPVRRSLTFLLRTSGFDVRVHETGTAFLKTLREAPPGCILLDIRMPEMDGLEVQRELSRRGVTLPIIVLTGHGDVPIAVAAMKAGAVEFLEKPFEKAMLLAALEIGFARLDHGHQAMDAAREAAVVIARLTPREQEVLEGLAAGLPNKTIAYDLGISPRTVEVHRANIMAKLEVRSFSAALRLAFAAGLGADDRNST comes from the coding sequence ATGACCGAGCGCCGACTGGTGCATGTCGTGGACGACGAGGAGCCCGTGCGGCGGTCGCTGACCTTCCTGCTGCGAACCTCGGGCTTCGACGTGAGGGTCCACGAGACCGGCACAGCGTTCCTCAAGACCCTTCGTGAGGCGCCGCCGGGCTGCATCCTTCTCGACATCCGCATGCCCGAGATGGACGGCCTGGAAGTGCAGCGGGAACTCAGCCGGCGGGGCGTGACGCTGCCGATCATCGTCTTGACGGGGCACGGCGACGTACCGATCGCGGTAGCGGCTATGAAAGCCGGGGCTGTCGAATTCCTTGAGAAGCCGTTCGAGAAGGCGATGCTTCTCGCCGCACTCGAGATCGGCTTCGCTAGGCTGGATCACGGGCATCAAGCGATGGACGCCGCCAGAGAGGCAGCGGTTGTGATCGCCCGCCTCACGCCACGCGAGCAAGAGGTGCTCGAAGGGCTGGCCGCCGGCCTGCCGAACAAGACCATCGCCTACGACCTCGGCATTTCGCCCCGGACGGTGGAGGTTCACCGGGCGAACATTATGGCCAAGCTGGAGGTCCGCAGCTTCTCAGCCGCGCTCCGGCTCGCCTTCGCCGCCGGTCTCGGCGCAGATGACCGGAACTCTACGTAG